The following coding sequences are from one Rattus norvegicus strain BN/NHsdMcwi chromosome 11, GRCr8, whole genome shotgun sequence window:
- the Alg3 gene encoding dol-P-Man:Man(5)GlcNAc(2)-PP-Dol alpha-1,3-mannosyltransferase isoform X3, protein MATAGLARTLSTAAGASLHLDGGLLPLPSRDTEIDWKAYMAQVEGFINGTYDYTQLQGDTGPLVYPAGFLYIFTGLYYATDRGTDIPTAQNIFAVLYLVTLVLVFLIYHQTSKVPPFVFFFMCCASYRVHSIFVLRLFNDPVAMALLFLSVNLFLAQRWSWGCCCFSLAVSVKMNVLLFAPGLLFLLLTQFGFRGALPKLALCAALQVVLGLPFLLENPVGYLSRSFDLGRQFLYQWTVNWRLLPEAIFLHRAFHLALLAAHLSFLLLFALCRWHRTGESILSLLKDPSKRKVPPQPLTPNQIVSVLFTSNFIGVCFSRSLHSQFYVWYFHTLPHLLWATPARWLTHLLRLLVLGLIELSWNTYPSTPFSSAALHLCHAVTLLQLWLSPQFFPRSVQPSRKTH, encoded by the exons ACACAGAGATTGACTGGAAGGCCTACATGGCCCAGGTGGAGGGTTTCATCAATGGCACATATGACTACACACAGCTGCAGGGTGACACCGGACCTCTTGT CtacccagctggttttctgtacATCTTTACGGGGCTTTACTATGCTACGGACCGGGGCACTGACATCCCTACGGCCCAGAACATCTTTGCTGTACTCTACCTTGTCACCTTGGTGCTTGTTTTCTTGATATACCACCAGACCTCCAAG GTGCCTCCCTTCGTCTTTTTCTTCATGTGCTGTGCCTCTTACCGTGTCCACTCCATCTTTGTGCTGCGGCTCTTCAACGACCCGGTAGCTATGGCATTGCTCTTCCTCAGCGTCAACCTCTTCCTGGCGCAGCGCTGGAGCTGGGGCTGCTGCTGTTTCAG CCTGGCCGTCTCGGTGAAGATGAACGTGCTCCTTTTCGCCCCAGGATTGCTATTCCTTCTTCTTACTCAGTTCGGCTTCCGTGGCGCCCTCCCCAAGCTGGCCCTCTGCGCTGCTCTTCAG GTGGTGCTGGGATTGCCCTTCCTGTTAGAGAACCCCGTTGGCTACCTGTCGCGCTCCTTTGACCTTGGCCGTCAGTTTCTTTACCAATGGACAGTGAATTGGCGTCTCCTGCCTGAAGCCATCTTCCTGCACCGTGCCTTCCATCTGGCCCTGCTGGCTGCCCATCTTAGCTTCCTCTTGCTATTTGCCCTCTGTAGGTGGCACAG AACAGGGGAAAGTATTCTGTCGCTGCTGAAGGATCCTTCCAAAAGGAAAGTTCCACCCCAACCCCTCACACCTAAT CAGATTGTCTCCGTCCTCTTCACCTCCAACTTCATTGGCGTCTGCTTCAGCCGCTCCCTCCACTCCCAGTTTTATGTCTGGTACTTCCACACGCTGCCCCACCTCCTGTGGGCCACGCCCGCACGCTGGCTCACACACCTGCTCAG GTTGCTGGTGCTGGGACTCATCGAGCTCTCCTGGAATACATACCCATCCACACCCTTCAGCTCTGCTGCCCTACACCTGTGCCACGCTGTCACCCtgctgcagctctggctgtcccctCAGTTCTTTCCTAGGAGCGTCCAGCCAAGCAGGAAAACCCACTGA
- the Alg3 gene encoding dol-P-Man:Man(5)GlcNAc(2)-PP-Dol alpha-1,3-mannosyltransferase isoform X6: MCCASYRVHSIFVLRLFNDPVAMALLFLSVNLFLAQRWSWGCCCFSLAVSVKMNVLLFAPGLLFLLLTQFGFRGALPKLALCAALQVVLGLPFLLENPVGYLSRSFDLGRQFLYQWTVNWRLLPEAIFLHRAFHLALLAAHLSFLLLFALCRWHRTGESILSLLKDPSKRKVPPQPLTPNQIVSVLFTSNFIGVCFSRSLHSQFYVWYFHTLPHLLWATPARWLTHLLRLLVLGLIELSWNTYPSTPFSSAALHLCHAVTLLQLWLSPQFFPRSVQPSRKTH; this comes from the exons ATGTGCTGTGCCTCTTACCGTGTCCACTCCATCTTTGTGCTGCGGCTCTTCAACGACCCGGTAGCTATGGCATTGCTCTTCCTCAGCGTCAACCTCTTCCTGGCGCAGCGCTGGAGCTGGGGCTGCTGCTGTTTCAG CCTGGCCGTCTCGGTGAAGATGAACGTGCTCCTTTTCGCCCCAGGATTGCTATTCCTTCTTCTTACTCAGTTCGGCTTCCGTGGCGCCCTCCCCAAGCTGGCCCTCTGCGCTGCTCTTCAG GTGGTGCTGGGATTGCCCTTCCTGTTAGAGAACCCCGTTGGCTACCTGTCGCGCTCCTTTGACCTTGGCCGTCAGTTTCTTTACCAATGGACAGTGAATTGGCGTCTCCTGCCTGAAGCCATCTTCCTGCACCGTGCCTTCCATCTGGCCCTGCTGGCTGCCCATCTTAGCTTCCTCTTGCTATTTGCCCTCTGTAGGTGGCACAG AACAGGGGAAAGTATTCTGTCGCTGCTGAAGGATCCTTCCAAAAGGAAAGTTCCACCCCAACCCCTCACACCTAAT CAGATTGTCTCCGTCCTCTTCACCTCCAACTTCATTGGCGTCTGCTTCAGCCGCTCCCTCCACTCCCAGTTTTATGTCTGGTACTTCCACACGCTGCCCCACCTCCTGTGGGCCACGCCCGCACGCTGGCTCACACACCTGCTCAG GTTGCTGGTGCTGGGACTCATCGAGCTCTCCTGGAATACATACCCATCCACACCCTTCAGCTCTGCTGCCCTACACCTGTGCCACGCTGTCACCCtgctgcagctctggctgtcccctCAGTTCTTTCCTAGGAGCGTCCAGCCAAGCAGGAAAACCCACTGA
- the Alg3 gene encoding dol-P-Man:Man(5)GlcNAc(2)-PP-Dol alpha-1,3-mannosyltransferase isoform X7, which yields MALLFLSVNLFLAQRWSWGCCCFSLAVSVKMNVLLFAPGLLFLLLTQFGFRGALPKLALCAALQVVLGLPFLLENPVGYLSRSFDLGRQFLYQWTVNWRLLPEAIFLHRAFHLALLAAHLSFLLLFALCRWHRTGESILSLLKDPSKRKVPPQPLTPNQIVSVLFTSNFIGVCFSRSLHSQFYVWYFHTLPHLLWATPARWLTHLLRLLVLGLIELSWNTYPSTPFSSAALHLCHAVTLLQLWLSPQFFPRSVQPSRKTH from the exons ATGGCATTGCTCTTCCTCAGCGTCAACCTCTTCCTGGCGCAGCGCTGGAGCTGGGGCTGCTGCTGTTTCAG CCTGGCCGTCTCGGTGAAGATGAACGTGCTCCTTTTCGCCCCAGGATTGCTATTCCTTCTTCTTACTCAGTTCGGCTTCCGTGGCGCCCTCCCCAAGCTGGCCCTCTGCGCTGCTCTTCAG GTGGTGCTGGGATTGCCCTTCCTGTTAGAGAACCCCGTTGGCTACCTGTCGCGCTCCTTTGACCTTGGCCGTCAGTTTCTTTACCAATGGACAGTGAATTGGCGTCTCCTGCCTGAAGCCATCTTCCTGCACCGTGCCTTCCATCTGGCCCTGCTGGCTGCCCATCTTAGCTTCCTCTTGCTATTTGCCCTCTGTAGGTGGCACAG AACAGGGGAAAGTATTCTGTCGCTGCTGAAGGATCCTTCCAAAAGGAAAGTTCCACCCCAACCCCTCACACCTAAT CAGATTGTCTCCGTCCTCTTCACCTCCAACTTCATTGGCGTCTGCTTCAGCCGCTCCCTCCACTCCCAGTTTTATGTCTGGTACTTCCACACGCTGCCCCACCTCCTGTGGGCCACGCCCGCACGCTGGCTCACACACCTGCTCAG GTTGCTGGTGCTGGGACTCATCGAGCTCTCCTGGAATACATACCCATCCACACCCTTCAGCTCTGCTGCCCTACACCTGTGCCACGCTGTCACCCtgctgcagctctggctgtcccctCAGTTCTTTCCTAGGAGCGTCCAGCCAAGCAGGAAAACCCACTGA